The genomic interval GCAACGCGATGTCGACGGACAAGTCTGCGCTTGCGGCCTGGCGCGGCAACTCGCCCAAGCCGGACGACTTCACGATCCTGCCCGAGACTCTCAACAAGTCACCCTTCGCGGGCTTCGTCATCGCCAATGATTCCAAATGGCGCAACCTGCTGCGATGGGCAACGTTCGCCCTGTTCCAGGCGGAGGAGTGGGACATCACGTCGGCCAACCTCGCCGACAGGATGAAGGACGAAAGCGCCTTCGTGCAAAAGTTCCTCGGCGTGAAGGATGGCTTCGGCAAGGATTTTGGCGTGGCCGACGATTTCGTCGCCAGCATGATCAAGTCCGTCGGCAATTACGGCGAGATCTACGACCGCAATCTCGGTCCCAAGACGCCCTATTTCATCGATCGTGCAGGCACCCCCAACGCGATGTGGACCAAGGGCGGCGCCGAATACTCGCCTCCCTGGAACTAAGCCACATGGTCGAGGGCGAGCCGGCTGGCTCGCCCGAACGCGAGAGGCGGATCGTGACCACAGAGATCGCCGAGTATCACACCATCCCGCCGGCACGTCGCCGCCTGCTCATCGCGTCCAGATGGCTCGTGCAGGCAGCGATCGTGATCGTGGTGGCTGCGCTGGTCATCTGGCTCGGCCTTGCCGTCCGAGAGGCACTGGCCCGCAAGGGCATCCATTTCTCGTTCGGTTATCTCGGCAACATTGCGAATTTCAGTCTCAGCGAAGGGCTCGTTCCGTCGCGTGAGGGCAGCTGGCCGGTTCTTGAGCCCTTCTCTCCCTCCCACAGCAATCTGCAGGCGCTGCTGGCGGGGCTGTGGAATTCGCTGAAGGTCGCGCTGTCGGCGATCGTCCTCTGCACCATCTTCGGAACGCTGGTCGGCATCGGCCGGCTCTCGACCAACTGGCTGGTGCGCAATCTCTGCTTCGGGCTCGTCGAAGCCGTGCGCAACACGCCGCTGCTGATCCAGATCGTGTTCTGGTATTTTGCGGTGGTCCTGCGTTTCCCTCCGGCCAGCGCCGCGTCGAATTGGTTCGGCAGCCTCCTTGTCAGCCGTTCGGGCGTCTATTTGCCGGGCCTCGTGATCTCCGAGAGTGCCGGATTTGCGTCCTGGGCATTGCTCGCCATCGCCGTCGCATCAGCCGTCGCGTGCATCGTCCTGAGAGGGCCCCGACGCCGGCTGATCCTCTTGGCCGTGACGATCTCGGCCCTGATCGCAACCGCTCTCATCGGTTCGCCGCTCGGCCTCGACCTGCCGGTCGCCACAAGGTTCGGCGCGCGCGGAGGTTTTGCCCTGTCGCCGGAAATGACGGCGCTGCTGCTCGCGATCGTCGTCAACAGCTCGGCCTATGTGGCCGAGATCGTCCGCGGCGCGATCGAGGCCCTGCCGAAGGGGCAATGGGAGGCGTCTGCCTCGCTCGGGCTGTCGCGTTCGCACACGCTGCGCGACATCATCCTTCCCCAGGTCTTCCGCATCGTGCTGCCGTCGCTCGCCAACCGGTACATCAGCCTGACCAAGGACACTTCGCTGGGGATCGCAATCGGCTTTCCCGACCTGTTCAACGTCTACGGCACCGTCTCGAACCAAACCGGACGAAACCTCGAAGGCGTCGTGATCGTGATGCTGACCTACCTCGCGCTGAGCTGGATCATCAGTGCCTGCGTCAACGCCGTCAACGCGCGTGTGAATGGACGGGGGGCACGATGACGACGGTCGTGCTGCGGTGGCTGCACCGCAATCTCTTCGCAAAACCGTTCGACACCGCACTTTCGCTTGTGGTCATCCCCACATTGGCGTGGGCGGGTTATGCCTTTGCGCACTGGATACTGGTTGAGGCGCATTGGGAGGTCATCGGCGGCAGCCTCAAGGTGCTGATGACCGGCATATACCCCGCCGATCAGCTCTGGCGGGCATGGTTCTCTGTCGCGACGCTTTGCGCGATGTTCGGTGCGGGCCTTGGCCTTTCGGTTCGCCCGGGGCGTGCCGCGATGGCGGTCGTTGCAATAGTCGCGGCTGTGATCGCCGGAACGATTGCGGCCGCCGTCGGCGTGTCGGCCGGCCTGCTCACGACCGTTGCTATTGCGCTCGGCGTCGCCGCATGGATCGCGGTCCATCATTCGTATCTTGACCAGCGCATCGTGCTATCAGGACTTCTCGCGGGCGTGGTGGCAATCTTCCTCGTGCTCTCGCCACCGGGCTTCGAGGTCTGGGGCGGTCTGCTGCTCAGCGTCGTCTTGACGATCGCGGTCTCGATTCTGACCTTGCCGTTCGGGATATTGCTCGCGCTCGGCCGGCAGAGCCGTATCGCGAGCCTGCGCGTGATTTCGACCGCCTATATCGAGACGATGCGGTCGGTGCCGCTCATCCTCGTCGTCTACTGGATCTGGATCATCGTGCCGCTGCTGGCGCCGGATTCATCCGTTCCGAGCCTGCTGCGCGGCATGGCCGGTTACGCGCTCTTCTTCGCGGCCTATGTCGCGGAATATGTCCGCAGCGGACTTCAAGCGGTTCCGAAGGGCCAGATCGAAGCCGCGCGTTCGCTCGCGATGAGCAGTTGGACGCTCAACGTCGACATCGTGCTGCCGCAGGCGCTGCGGGTTGTGGTTCCGTCGCTGGTCGGACAGATCCTCGACATCTTCAACGGCGCAACGCTGGTCTTCATCATCGGGCTGACCGACTTCCTGCGCGCCGGACAGATGATCCTCGCCGATCCGCAAAACAGCGGCCGGACCTACGAGATCTACGTCTTTCTTTTCGCCGTCTATTTCGCCATCGGCGGTGCCATCACCTACGCCTCGCGCCGATTAGAAGCTCATCTCGCAAGGGGATCGCGATGAACGCCATCCAGATTCCGGAAGTCGCGACGTCGCGCGACGTCATCGTCAGCATCAACAGGCTCAACAAGTCCTTCGGTGCGTTCCATGTCCTGAAAGACATCGATCTCGATGTCGGTCGCGGTGAGGTCGTCGTCATCATCGGCGCCAGCGGGTCAGGAAAGTCG from Bradyrhizobium arachidis carries:
- a CDS encoding ABC transporter permease subunit (The N-terminal region of this protein, as described by TIGR01726, is a three transmembrane segment that identifies a subfamily of ABC transporter permease subunits, which specificities that include histidine, arginine, glutamine, glutamate, L-cystine (sic), the opines (in Agrobacterium) octopine and nopaline, etc.); translated protein: MTTEIAEYHTIPPARRRLLIASRWLVQAAIVIVVAALVIWLGLAVREALARKGIHFSFGYLGNIANFSLSEGLVPSREGSWPVLEPFSPSHSNLQALLAGLWNSLKVALSAIVLCTIFGTLVGIGRLSTNWLVRNLCFGLVEAVRNTPLLIQIVFWYFAVVLRFPPASAASNWFGSLLVSRSGVYLPGLVISESAGFASWALLAIAVASAVACIVLRGPRRRLILLAVTISALIATALIGSPLGLDLPVATRFGARGGFALSPEMTALLLAIVVNSSAYVAEIVRGAIEALPKGQWEASASLGLSRSHTLRDIILPQVFRIVLPSLANRYISLTKDTSLGIAIGFPDLFNVYGTVSNQTGRNLEGVVIVMLTYLALSWIISACVNAVNARVNGRGAR
- a CDS encoding amino acid ABC transporter permease, encoding MTTVVLRWLHRNLFAKPFDTALSLVVIPTLAWAGYAFAHWILVEAHWEVIGGSLKVLMTGIYPADQLWRAWFSVATLCAMFGAGLGLSVRPGRAAMAVVAIVAAVIAGTIAAAVGVSAGLLTTVAIALGVAAWIAVHHSYLDQRIVLSGLLAGVVAIFLVLSPPGFEVWGGLLLSVVLTIAVSILTLPFGILLALGRQSRIASLRVISTAYIETMRSVPLILVVYWIWIIVPLLAPDSSVPSLLRGMAGYALFFAAYVAEYVRSGLQAVPKGQIEAARSLAMSSWTLNVDIVLPQALRVVVPSLVGQILDIFNGATLVFIIGLTDFLRAGQMILADPQNSGRTYEIYVFLFAVYFAIGGAITYASRRLEAHLARGSR